The proteins below come from a single Candidatus Acidiferrales bacterium genomic window:
- a CDS encoding sulfurtransferase TusA family protein translates to MSTTIDLNTMKADKVADARAMACPGPLLEAKKSIGTVKVGEVLEIWSGDPNTKKDMPAWCQKVGHEFLGVVSADGYDRLFVRRKK, encoded by the coding sequence ATGTCAACAACTATCGATCTTAACACAATGAAAGCTGACAAGGTGGCAGACGCCCGTGCCATGGCATGTCCTGGCCCGCTGCTCGAAGCCAAGAAGAGCATCGGCACAGTCAAAGTTGGAGAAGTGCTCGAGATATGGTCGGGCGATCCGAACACCAAGAAAGATATGCCAGCCTGGTGCCAGAAAGTCGGCCATGAATTTCTCGGAGTTGTTTCCGCCGACGGCTACGACCGTCTCTTCGTTCGCAGGAAAAAGTAG